A stretch of DNA from Montipora foliosa isolate CH-2021 chromosome 4, ASM3666993v2, whole genome shotgun sequence:
cttgtctcgttaatctagtggatatcggagaCTGCAATGTGAAGTCATCGCTCCGgattcaactctttgcctcgcctattctGAATCTTTTCTGCATGTTTAAAATGTtcgtttctttgaagtagatttgaagtctgaagtagattgtacgtcgtgtaagttgaataaaaagggaaatgtcagtttgagggatggccatggCCATGATTGCTACTACGATGCTTTATGGTTAATTTTCGCAAACTGGTCTCTTTTTCGTCTCAAAATTCTAAAGCGGGAGGTTTCCACACAAAATGCGCAAATTAAACCGTAAATTGAAGCACCTTGTCTGATTAACAAACAGATTCCATGTTGCAGTGCGTATGTTCAGTAACAGAACGCAGATGACGTCAAAGGGTGGCAAGAACAAAAATGTGGAACAGGAGGCGACAGCCGAATGTGCCACTGCTGTTCTTACCACACTTTGAAGTCTTCTGTGGTCTGTCACTGAACAGAAGCACGGCATTATCGAATCTATTCGCTTtttaaataaagaattaaacgtTTTTGAGGCTgacaagaaccaatcaaaatacgTGAATTATTGAGCTTAATGTATAAATGGTGATATATTCTGTATATTGCACGCAAGTACAGTTAAAAGATCCTATCTCCCTGTTGTAATCCGGCCAAGAATTACTGAGTACACGTTTCCCGAAGGGCATTTCAAAGAAGTAAAAGCCTCGCAAAGACACTCTAAGACTGCTGACTTTTGACCTGGAATTTCGAGTGCATGTCTCTCTATCCAGGCCGTTGTCCAGAAGTTGTCAACCAATAAAATCGAAAAATTGTTCTAAAAAACGCCTCATGGTCGGAGAAGGTCAAGTCCGCGTCATAAAGCGGAGTTTTTCCAATACCTTCCCCGCGGCACGTAAATATGATGATGGCCCGATCCTTAGCTGGTAAAGAgcttatttatatttttcctctctctctctctctctctctctctctctctctctctctctctctctctctctctctctctctctctctctctctctctctctctctctctctctctctcactctcttcctctctgaaatcacttttttaacttgttgactcgcaccgcgcgtgatagcgaatgcagtaagcggcgacttacaaactgaacgcttcaaagagaaatatttttatttgaattctatttcgaCGCCTCTTGTCTCATAAAAATCCATTTTGAAACACttacttctgtatgtaaacggattcggtatcacaaaatggaaatttaaggttattacgagccgccattttgaaaatcgcagaggagaaggccctggggacgagtttgctttgtttgctcctttgatgtttgccgagcttcaaaaccagtcccctcccTTAACTATGGTTTGACTCGATCCCAGGGCTCTGATTTTTCTGTTGTCCTTTTGCCCGTTTCCAAGCAACTACGGTTTCCCATCATTCCCACGGGCGCATTACAGCTAAATCATATAATTGTTGTTCGTTTTCGTCGGAGGTCAAGTCAATGTCATAGAGCGGAGTTTTTCCAATACCTTCCCGGCACGTAAATATGATGATGACTGTTCCTTAGGTAAGACATCTTCCCCTTCATTTCTGACGTTTTTGCATGGCTTTGAAACAGGGTTTATAACTGGCATCTCATAGCCAATACTAACTAAATCTTCCAACCATGCTTTTGTTAATACTGCGTCATGCATTTCCCAGAAGCCATTTTCTGTCATAGCCACACTTAATTCCAGAACTCTGCTAAAAAAATGTTCCCTATCGGATTGCCAGTTTACCAAAAAATTAACCAGCTGTGAAGACTGCCGATACATCTTCTGCTCATCTATAAAATCTGCCAAATAGTTGTGTGCATTTCGGAACTGAACAGCGTTTGGTGGGAAAAAAGACAGATGTGAACCCACGTCCCACAATAAACGTTGAGCCCAGTAACCACGCCAGATATCCGTGACTCGAAAGGCAACTGTAGTCGGAAGCAGCATCGCCCACAATGCTCTATTCAAGAACATTGTATTTTGAGAATTAAAAGGCGCTAATGTATTTGGAGGAAGAGCAACAGGGAGAGCATTGCCATCAAACTCCACATTTAAGTCAACACCTGCGTCTTTTCTCGTGAGACGAAATATTGCGTCCACATCCGGGTCCCCGTTAACTACGCCCTGCTGTATTGATGTGTCCACCCCTTCGCATCTTGTAAACTTGTGTGACGGGGGATCAGCAATGTGGTTCAGGGGGTACCCTCTGGGCCAAATGGTGCTTTGTCCAAAGTGTTCATATGGATTTACCACAACGGAATCCGTTTGGTAGACATAAAAGTCTCCAGTGCCTTTCTGGTAGAATGTTATTTTTCCACTTGTCGGTGAATTGTCGTCGTCTGTTTCATAGA
This window harbors:
- the LOC138000375 gene encoding uncharacterized protein, with the protein product MEFRGLIVFTSVFIVVLVLSFISHGYFRTAETLAPRIGNHSRDLNDQDLQFKGNIDWKKIPRKPSPRPEDMHDKWIVITTVSSPTEDVKKLSKIEGWKVVVVGDTKTPEDWSYPNCVFLSVEKQRTLGYRIHHLIPYKSYARKNIGYLYAIQHGAKIIYETDDDNSPTSGKITFYQKGTGDFYVYQTDSVVVNPYEHFGQSTIWPRGYPLNHIADPPSHKFTRCEGVDTSIQQGVVNGDPDVDAIFRLTRKDAGVDLNVEFDGNALPVALPPNTLAPFNSQNTMFLNRALWAMLLPTTVAFRVTDIWRGYWAQRLLWDVGSHLSFFPPNAVQFRNAHNYLADFIDEQKMYRQSSQLVNFLVNWQSDREHFFSRVLELSVAMTENGFWEMHDAVLTKAWLEDLVSIGYEMPVINPVSKPCKNVRNEGEDVLPKEQSSSYLRAGKVLEKLRSMTLT